The Nitrospira sp. KM1 genome includes a window with the following:
- the tpiA gene encoding triose-phosphate isomerase, with product MRKPLIVGNWKMNKTASEASACVRELVAHLSTSPRVDVVIAPPFTALAAVRETLGPSSGIGLGAQNLHWEPQGAFTGEISGPMLRDLGCTHVLIGHSERRSLFGERNPDIHKKVQAALAHGLQPILCVGESLQQRENGQTHNVITEQLQSGLDQLTAGDLTSVIVAYEPVWAIGTGKAATVEQAVEVHAVIRTFIGQRWGKDAAETIRILYGGSVTPHNAGALLSAEGIDGALVGGACLVVNSFATIIRAAVH from the coding sequence GTGCGAAAGCCGCTCATCGTCGGTAATTGGAAAATGAACAAGACGGCCTCGGAGGCATCTGCCTGCGTCCGGGAGCTGGTCGCGCACCTCTCGACCTCTCCCAGGGTCGATGTCGTCATCGCACCGCCGTTCACCGCGCTCGCAGCGGTACGGGAGACATTAGGACCTTCTTCAGGGATCGGGCTGGGAGCACAGAATCTGCACTGGGAGCCTCAAGGGGCGTTTACTGGAGAGATTTCAGGTCCAATGTTGCGCGATCTGGGTTGTACCCACGTACTCATTGGTCATTCCGAACGTCGCTCACTGTTTGGAGAACGCAACCCCGACATTCACAAGAAAGTGCAGGCTGCGCTGGCTCATGGGCTTCAACCTATTCTTTGTGTCGGCGAGTCTCTGCAACAACGTGAAAACGGGCAGACTCACAACGTGATCACGGAACAACTGCAGTCGGGGCTGGACCAGTTGACCGCCGGTGACTTAACCTCGGTCATCGTTGCCTACGAGCCAGTATGGGCGATCGGGACCGGAAAGGCCGCGACGGTGGAGCAGGCCGTCGAAGTGCATGCGGTAATCCGTACCTTCATCGGCCAGCGGTGGGGCAAAGACGCAGCCGAGACAATTCGCATCCTATACGGAGGCAGTGTGACACCTCACAATGCCGGCGCGTTGTTGTCGGCTGAAGGAATCGATGGAGCACTTGTCGGTGGGGCTTGTCTCGTCGTGAATTCATTTGCTACAATCATCCGCGCCGCGGTACATTGA
- the pgk gene encoding phosphoglycerate kinase, whose protein sequence is MNLHKQTIDDLTLANKRVIIRADFNVPLDDSLQITDDTRIRSTLPTINRVVDDGGKVILCSHLGRPNGKFDPKFSLAPIAKRLGRLLGKNVIFAPDCIGSTVEGLVAKMNPGDVMLLENLRFHAGEEKNDEAFSKALANLGDVYINDAFGAAHRAHASTVGITKFITAAAAGFLLKKEIEYLEGAVENPVRPFVAILGGAKVSGKIGVIENLGKRVDKVIIGGGMAFTFLKAKGLEIGNSLVENDMLDFAKGIEDHAFSRGVKFYLPVDCVVAASREPGAETKIVPVQEIPKGWYALDIGPASVKLFNEAVQNAKTILWNGPMGVFEVDAYARGTLSVAHAIADAYALTIVGGGETAMAVHRAGESENISFISTGGGAALELLEGKQLPGLTALPERRD, encoded by the coding sequence ATGAATCTGCACAAGCAAACAATCGACGATCTGACCCTCGCCAATAAACGGGTGATCATTCGCGCGGACTTCAATGTTCCGCTCGACGATTCCTTGCAGATCACCGACGACACCCGCATCCGTTCCACTCTTCCGACCATCAACCGCGTCGTTGACGATGGCGGGAAAGTGATTCTCTGCTCCCATCTGGGACGGCCAAACGGTAAGTTCGATCCCAAATTCAGTCTCGCCCCGATCGCGAAGCGGCTTGGAAGACTTCTGGGGAAAAATGTCATTTTTGCGCCCGACTGCATCGGCTCCACCGTTGAAGGACTGGTGGCTAAGATGAATCCGGGCGACGTCATGTTGCTCGAAAATCTTCGCTTCCATGCCGGCGAAGAGAAAAATGACGAGGCCTTCTCCAAGGCGCTCGCCAACCTCGGCGATGTCTATATCAACGACGCGTTCGGCGCTGCGCACCGGGCCCATGCCTCGACAGTCGGCATTACGAAATTCATTACGGCGGCGGCAGCCGGCTTCTTGCTCAAGAAAGAAATCGAATACCTCGAAGGAGCCGTCGAAAATCCCGTCCGTCCGTTCGTGGCCATTCTCGGCGGCGCCAAGGTGTCCGGTAAGATCGGCGTCATTGAGAATCTCGGCAAACGAGTCGACAAGGTCATCATCGGCGGCGGCATGGCTTTTACCTTTCTAAAAGCCAAGGGGCTTGAAATCGGGAATTCCCTCGTCGAAAACGACATGCTGGACTTTGCGAAAGGCATAGAAGACCATGCCTTCTCACGCGGTGTGAAATTTTACCTTCCCGTCGATTGCGTCGTCGCCGCAAGCCGCGAACCCGGAGCGGAAACCAAGATCGTTCCCGTCCAAGAAATCCCCAAGGGTTGGTACGCGCTGGATATTGGCCCTGCGTCGGTCAAACTGTTCAACGAAGCGGTCCAGAATGCAAAAACGATCCTTTGGAACGGTCCCATGGGAGTATTTGAGGTTGACGCCTATGCCAGAGGTACGCTGTCAGTCGCCCATGCGATTGCAGATGCCTATGCATTGACGATTGTCGGTGGAGGAGAAACAGCGATGGCCGTTCATCGCGCCGGAGAGTCCGAAAACATCTCCTTTATCTCAACCGGGGGCGGTGCGGCGCTGGAACTCTTGGAAGGCAAACAACTCCCTGGTCTGACCGCCCTGCCTGAACGACGGGACTAG
- the secG gene encoding preprotein translocase subunit SecG: MHTLVIIIHLLACFLMIGAILLQSGKGAEIGAAFGGSSQTVFGSRGPANFLSKFTVIVAAVFMLTSLTLAIMAKERNFASTVIDMKKKDSSAPAPATSSEKPATETHPAGDAPSSAH; this comes from the coding sequence ATGCACACACTGGTTATCATCATTCATCTTTTGGCCTGTTTTCTGATGATCGGAGCCATCCTTCTCCAATCAGGAAAGGGTGCTGAAATCGGTGCAGCCTTCGGAGGGTCGAGTCAGACGGTTTTTGGCAGCCGAGGCCCGGCCAATTTCTTGAGCAAGTTTACAGTGATCGTTGCTGCAGTATTCATGTTGACGTCCCTGACCCTTGCCATTATGGCCAAGGAGCGCAACTTTGCTTCGACGGTAATCGACATGAAGAAAAAAGACAGTTCTGCGCCAGCCCCCGCAACTTCGTCCGAAAAACCGGCCACTGAGACCCACCCAGCGGGTGATGCCCCTTCCTCCGCACATTAA
- the obgE gene encoding GTPase ObgE, whose amino-acid sequence MFVDEVRITVRSGRGGDGVCSFRREMFVPRGGPDGGDGGNGGDVIFTASHRLTTLLDLRYQKHYEAEDGKPGAGSNCTGRRGKCVIVGLPVGTVVYDDDTGEILADLTEDGVTVTIAQGGRGGRGNGNFATSTNRVPTHFEHGTQGQQRQLRLELKLLADVGLVGYPNAGKSTLIAAISAARPKIAGYPFTTLTPNLGVVQWASDRTFVVADIPGLIEGAHEGKGLGFQFLRHIERTSFLLHLIDVSEWAPEQPIESFEVMRRELESYDPSLIGRPFAIVATKIDISGEGERLAALQSYCSRHRYTCLPISAATRSGLAELTTFVGQQVDHLRAAACGTKS is encoded by the coding sequence ATGTTTGTCGACGAAGTACGCATTACCGTCAGGTCAGGCCGCGGTGGTGATGGCGTCTGCAGTTTCCGTCGAGAAATGTTTGTACCGCGCGGGGGACCGGACGGAGGCGACGGTGGAAACGGCGGCGACGTGATCTTTACCGCCTCTCATCGACTGACCACCCTGCTCGATCTGCGCTATCAAAAACATTACGAGGCCGAGGACGGCAAGCCTGGCGCAGGCTCCAATTGCACGGGCAGGCGAGGAAAGTGCGTGATTGTCGGCCTCCCTGTGGGCACCGTCGTCTACGACGACGACACCGGGGAGATCCTCGCTGATCTTACCGAGGATGGCGTCACCGTCACCATCGCGCAAGGCGGGCGCGGCGGACGAGGGAATGGGAACTTTGCCACATCCACCAATCGCGTCCCGACCCACTTCGAACACGGCACACAGGGACAACAGCGGCAGCTCCGCCTGGAGCTCAAACTGTTGGCCGATGTGGGACTCGTCGGATATCCCAATGCCGGGAAATCCACTCTCATCGCGGCCATCTCGGCCGCACGGCCCAAGATCGCTGGTTACCCTTTTACGACTCTGACGCCGAATCTCGGCGTCGTGCAATGGGCATCGGATCGCACCTTCGTGGTCGCCGATATTCCGGGTCTCATCGAGGGCGCACACGAAGGCAAGGGACTGGGATTTCAGTTTCTACGACACATCGAGCGAACGTCCTTTCTTCTTCACCTCATTGATGTATCCGAATGGGCTCCGGAACAGCCTATTGAAAGCTTTGAAGTCATGCGCAGAGAATTGGAATCATACGATCCATCACTCATTGGGCGACCTTTTGCGATTGTTGCGACCAAGATCGACATCTCAGGTGAAGGCGAACGGCTCGCCGCACTGCAGAGCTACTGCTCCCGGCATCGGTATACATGCCTGCCCATCTCAGCCGCCACAAGGTCGGGGCTGGCTGAATTGACCACATTCGTCGGACAACAGGTCGACCACCTCCGGGCAGCCGCATGCGGGACGAAATCCTAA
- the rplU gene encoding 50S ribosomal protein L21: MYAIVETGGKQYRVENGTVVRVESLPGDVGGTVELNQVRLVQGTGGLVIGQPLVQGARVTAEIVNQGRTRSIMVFKKQRRKNYRRTKGHRQGFTQLRITGIHTA, translated from the coding sequence ATGTACGCGATCGTAGAGACAGGCGGCAAACAGTATCGGGTCGAAAACGGAACCGTAGTTCGAGTCGAAAGCCTCCCGGGAGATGTCGGCGGGACGGTGGAACTCAATCAAGTACGGCTGGTGCAGGGAACCGGCGGCCTCGTCATCGGCCAGCCTCTCGTGCAAGGCGCTAGAGTCACCGCTGAAATTGTGAATCAAGGACGGACACGTTCAATCATGGTGTTCAAAAAGCAGCGGCGAAAAAACTACCGGCGCACAAAAGGTCACCGGCAGGGATTTACCCAACTCCGTATCACTGGCATTCACACCGCATAG
- the gap gene encoding type I glyceraldehyde-3-phosphate dehydrogenase codes for MAIRVGINGFGRIGRNVLRASLGDPQLDFVAINDLTDAKTLAYLLKYDSVHGTLKGKVEAKDDHIFVEGKPIKVLAVKDPKELPWKELNVEVVIESTGRFTDREGAGKHLSAGAKQVIISAPAKDPDFTVVLGVNDDKYDPKTHHIVSNASCTTNCLAPVAKVLLENFGIKHGVMTTIHSYTNDQQLLDLPHKDLRRARAAGMSMIPTSTGAAKALHLVLPQLKGKMDGLAIRVPTPNVSLVDLTVETEKDCDVAAVNEAFRKAAGGPLKGILEYSEDPIVSIDQKGDDHSATVDAPLTAVIDKRLVKVTAWYDNEWGYSCRVRDLIKVLAAKAKNR; via the coding sequence ATGGCCATCAGAGTCGGAATCAATGGGTTTGGTCGAATCGGACGGAACGTTCTACGGGCGTCCCTCGGTGATCCACAGTTGGATTTCGTCGCGATCAACGACCTTACAGATGCCAAGACACTAGCGTACTTGCTGAAATATGATTCCGTCCATGGGACTTTGAAGGGCAAGGTTGAGGCCAAGGATGATCACATTTTTGTCGAAGGTAAGCCGATCAAAGTCTTAGCAGTCAAGGATCCTAAAGAACTGCCCTGGAAAGAGCTGAATGTCGAAGTCGTCATCGAGTCCACCGGACGCTTCACCGACCGCGAGGGGGCGGGCAAACACCTGTCCGCCGGCGCGAAGCAAGTCATCATTTCTGCGCCCGCCAAGGATCCCGATTTCACCGTCGTGCTAGGGGTCAATGACGACAAGTACGATCCGAAGACCCATCACATCGTATCGAATGCATCCTGTACGACAAATTGTTTGGCGCCGGTCGCCAAAGTGCTGCTCGAGAACTTCGGCATTAAACATGGCGTGATGACGACAATTCATTCTTACACCAATGATCAGCAGTTGCTGGACCTCCCGCACAAGGATCTCCGCCGCGCGCGGGCAGCCGGAATGTCAATGATCCCCACAAGCACCGGTGCGGCCAAGGCTCTGCATCTCGTTCTTCCTCAACTGAAGGGCAAGATGGACGGTCTCGCCATCCGAGTCCCTACGCCGAACGTCTCCTTGGTGGACCTGACCGTCGAAACTGAAAAGGATTGCGATGTCGCCGCCGTGAACGAAGCCTTCAGGAAGGCCGCCGGCGGTCCACTCAAAGGCATCCTTGAATATTCCGAAGATCCGATCGTGTCAATCGATCAGAAGGGCGATGACCACTCTGCGACGGTGGATGCGCCATTGACAGCCGTGATCGACAAGCGGTTGGTGAAAGTCACCGCCTGGTATGACAATGAGTGGGGATATTCGTGCCGCGTGCGCGACCTTATTAAGGTGCTTGCCGCCAAGGCCAAGAACCGCTGA
- the proB gene encoding glutamate 5-kinase: MRDEILTSSRRIVIKIGSSLVSSRDSGLRTDRIDRLSEEIAAVQSGGREILVVSSGAIVSGIKKLGLKAYPKSLPIKQAAAAVGQSRLMWAYERSFERLDVKVAQILLTHHDLADRRRFLNARHTLAALIGFGVIPIINENDTVAVDEIRVGDNDTLAAEVAHLVDADLLVILSDVDGLYTEDPRKHPSAALMSLITEINEDIEKRAGLSSTFEGTGGMATKVRAAKKVGEYGVATLILNGQQPGLLPKVLAGEAAGSLFLAKGRRLNSRKHWIAFTLRARGKITLDHGAVEALSQRGKSLLPSGILDVSGPFEAGDPVSCVDQEGREFAKGLVNCSSEMVGRIKGMKTSDINRQLGQQEYEEVIHRDNLVIL, from the coding sequence ATGCGGGACGAAATCCTAACATCCTCACGCCGGATCGTCATTAAGATCGGAAGCAGCCTGGTGTCGTCGCGCGATTCCGGATTGCGGACGGATCGCATCGATCGATTGAGCGAAGAAATCGCCGCCGTGCAGTCCGGGGGTCGAGAAATTCTGGTCGTCTCGTCAGGGGCGATTGTCTCCGGCATCAAGAAGCTGGGGCTCAAGGCATATCCCAAGAGTCTTCCGATCAAACAGGCCGCGGCGGCTGTCGGTCAGAGCCGCCTGATGTGGGCGTATGAACGGTCGTTTGAGCGACTGGACGTCAAGGTGGCTCAGATCCTCCTCACACATCACGATCTTGCGGATCGCCGACGGTTCTTGAATGCCCGTCATACGCTGGCTGCCCTCATCGGATTCGGCGTCATTCCCATTATCAACGAAAATGACACCGTGGCCGTCGACGAGATCCGCGTGGGAGACAATGATACACTGGCGGCTGAGGTCGCTCATCTGGTCGATGCGGATTTGTTGGTTATCCTGTCGGACGTGGACGGACTTTACACAGAAGATCCTCGGAAACACCCTTCCGCCGCACTGATGTCGCTGATTACCGAGATCAACGAAGATATTGAAAAGCGGGCCGGTCTCTCGAGTACCTTTGAAGGCACTGGTGGAATGGCTACCAAAGTACGGGCAGCCAAGAAAGTCGGAGAGTATGGCGTCGCCACCCTGATCCTCAATGGCCAACAGCCGGGGCTGCTACCAAAAGTGCTGGCTGGCGAAGCTGCCGGAAGCCTGTTTCTGGCCAAAGGACGGCGCTTGAACAGCCGCAAGCACTGGATCGCTTTTACCCTGCGCGCGCGAGGCAAGATTACGCTCGATCACGGCGCGGTTGAGGCGTTGTCACAGCGCGGCAAGAGCCTGCTTCCTTCCGGCATCCTGGACGTCAGCGGCCCGTTTGAAGCGGGAGATCCCGTGAGTTGCGTGGATCAAGAGGGCCGGGAATTCGCCAAGGGACTCGTCAACTGTTCTTCGGAGATGGTCGGCCGGATCAAGGGAATGAAAACCTCCGATATCAATCGCCAACTGGGACAACAGGAGTACGAAGAGGTGATCCACCGAGATAATCTTGTCATCCTGTAG
- a CDS encoding branched-chain amino acid transaminase, with product MEQQGKIWMDGSFVNWEEANVHVLTHSLHYGLAAFEGIRCYKGKSGSAIFRLQDHIDRLFESAHIGMMAIPFDKKQVADAVVETVRINNLDACYIRPLLYIGHGAMGVYPGDNPIRLAIAAWKWGTYLGDEALAKGISACVSSFTRHHVNVSMTRGKISGYYVNSIFAKREAKSDGYDEAILLDPEGYVSEGTGENIFIVRKGRIKTTPLTSILEGITRNSVIELAREQGISVTEERFTRDEMYIADEVFVTGTAAELTPVREIDNRRIGAGHPGLITQALQKRFFAIVRGEDAVHESWLTRI from the coding sequence ATGGAACAACAAGGAAAAATCTGGATGGACGGCTCCTTTGTCAACTGGGAGGAGGCAAACGTTCATGTGCTCACTCATTCACTTCATTACGGACTGGCGGCGTTTGAAGGTATCCGCTGCTACAAGGGCAAATCCGGATCGGCCATTTTCCGGCTGCAGGACCACATCGATCGCCTATTCGAGTCGGCGCATATCGGCATGATGGCCATACCGTTTGATAAAAAGCAGGTTGCCGACGCCGTTGTGGAGACCGTGAGAATCAATAATCTCGATGCCTGTTACATCCGTCCGCTGTTGTATATCGGACACGGGGCAATGGGCGTGTATCCTGGTGATAACCCCATTCGTTTGGCCATCGCGGCTTGGAAATGGGGTACCTATCTCGGTGATGAGGCATTGGCCAAGGGGATCAGCGCGTGTGTATCCTCATTTACCAGGCATCATGTCAACGTCTCTATGACCAGAGGGAAGATCTCTGGCTATTACGTGAATTCGATCTTTGCGAAACGCGAAGCCAAATCGGATGGCTATGACGAGGCTATTCTTCTTGATCCCGAGGGATATGTATCAGAGGGAACAGGAGAGAACATCTTCATCGTTCGGAAAGGCCGAATCAAGACAACTCCGCTTACGTCCATCCTGGAGGGTATCACCAGGAATTCGGTAATCGAGTTGGCGCGCGAGCAGGGAATCTCCGTGACGGAAGAGCGTTTCACGCGTGACGAGATGTATATTGCCGATGAAGTGTTCGTAACCGGAACTGCCGCTGAATTGACTCCCGTTCGAGAGATTGACAATCGACGCATCGGTGCGGGGCATCCCGGGCTCATCACTCAGGCTCTGCAGAAGCGTTTCTTTGCCATCGTGCGTGGAGAAGATGCTGTCCATGAGTCTTGGCTGACACGTATCTGA
- the rpmA gene encoding 50S ribosomal protein L27, which yields MATNKGGGSSRNGRDSNPQYLGVKAFGGETVKAGAIIVRQRGTKFFPGFNVGLGKDHTLFARVTGTVKFEGGRARQKVSVYPAPINS from the coding sequence ATGGCAACAAATAAAGGCGGCGGCTCATCCAGAAACGGGCGTGACAGCAATCCACAATATCTAGGCGTCAAAGCGTTCGGCGGTGAAACCGTGAAGGCGGGGGCGATCATTGTTCGTCAGCGTGGAACTAAGTTTTTCCCCGGATTCAATGTGGGCCTCGGCAAAGACCACACCCTGTTCGCCCGAGTAACGGGAACCGTGAAGTTCGAGGGAGGACGCGCGCGGCAGAAGGTCAGCGTCTACCCCGCGCCCATAAATTCATAG
- a CDS encoding S16 family serine protease has protein sequence MSPAQGKRVHAGSVLTGTVYSDGRIGRVGRINLKIQAAKRAQLHRVLVPHHQAPLGVDFSLSPTFVVSPVRSIPDALMPD, from the coding sequence ATCAGCCCGGCCCAAGGGAAGCGGGTTCATGCCGGCTCTGTTCTCACCGGCACCGTTTACTCGGACGGCCGGATCGGGCGTGTCGGTAGAATCAATCTCAAAATACAGGCTGCGAAACGTGCGCAGCTTCACCGCGTGCTGGTACCGCATCACCAAGCTCCTCTTGGAGTCGATTTTTCTCTATCTCCCACGTTCGTCGTCTCGCCAGTCAGATCTATTCCTGACGCCTTGATGCCTGACTGA
- a CDS encoding endonuclease MutS2, with protein MNLFDLAKQVLEWDKLLEILALQARSSMGAIRCRSMTLAEELGEAQRRQQETMEMAVLIEGADPFQAVAFPDVRESLTRAFKGGVLDTHELRDQALIIALIQDTFQYIGRHRDAVPAIARFGDALQQARELRPVGLAIQASIYEDGSIKETATPELRRLTQYANGLKQQIRQDLDRILHSTRYAEALQEHYFDQREGRYVVPIKVEMQGRVAGIVHDVSSSGATVFIEPRELLDLNNAIKVADLEIDREIRKILRELSIAVANRADLIRACIEVLAELDEIMARAVFSRLLQANPVTLNIEGRVILKQARHPLLALSKPHIVPNDIKLDETIDVLIVSGPNTGGKTVTLKIVGLFALMARAGLLLPCAPGSEMAIFSQVYADIGDAQDLSRDLSSFSAHMTQMIQLLREARAARELRPVSTSIHSLVLLDEPATSTDPIEGAALAEALLCRLSELGMKVVATTHYQSLKALAQSTSGFANASVEFDVSTLSPTYRLFMGIPGGSSAIEIAGRLGMEDDLLDDARRRMDRDDRAVERMLEDLHAKQRRLSADLASAVNAREEADTAVRLAKEQLARLEATDKEQRKDFRKKLQEQFSRARAEVQATVDEVKRDQRLIKAREAKQRLHALEAQATSELVPIGEAIPLDKLVAGDRVEIGGLGLTGTLLEPVQGRKRVRVKVGEGELSATVSSLIGLPRESVALGSPRSIQHDLPKQRPYHSDAQPVVDVRGRAVDDALDEVVAALDRAILCGEPMLRIIHGHGTGKLKSALREYLKGSPYVQTFRAGDRSEGGDGVTVANLP; from the coding sequence GTGAATCTTTTCGATCTTGCGAAGCAGGTCCTGGAATGGGACAAGCTTCTGGAGATCTTGGCCTTACAGGCCCGCTCATCGATGGGGGCAATCCGTTGTCGTTCGATGACACTAGCGGAAGAACTGGGAGAGGCCCAACGTCGACAACAGGAAACGATGGAAATGGCGGTACTGATCGAAGGAGCCGATCCTTTTCAGGCGGTAGCATTCCCGGACGTCCGTGAATCACTGACCAGAGCGTTCAAGGGAGGGGTGCTCGATACACATGAACTTCGTGACCAGGCGCTGATTATCGCTCTTATCCAGGATACGTTCCAGTACATTGGCCGGCATCGAGATGCGGTGCCGGCAATTGCCAGGTTTGGAGATGCCCTGCAACAGGCAAGAGAACTTCGCCCCGTCGGACTCGCGATCCAAGCCTCTATCTATGAAGACGGATCAATCAAAGAAACAGCGACACCGGAACTCAGACGGTTGACGCAGTATGCCAACGGGTTAAAGCAGCAGATCCGCCAGGACCTCGATCGGATCCTGCACTCCACGCGATATGCTGAAGCACTGCAGGAACATTATTTCGATCAACGTGAAGGACGCTATGTGGTGCCGATCAAGGTCGAAATGCAAGGTCGGGTGGCGGGTATTGTACATGATGTCTCGTCAAGCGGGGCTACTGTCTTCATCGAGCCGCGCGAACTTCTTGACTTGAACAATGCCATCAAAGTTGCAGACCTCGAGATTGACAGAGAGATCCGTAAAATACTCCGAGAATTGTCGATCGCGGTGGCGAATCGTGCCGATTTGATTAGAGCCTGTATCGAGGTATTGGCCGAACTCGATGAGATCATGGCCCGTGCCGTTTTCAGTCGTCTCCTGCAAGCGAATCCGGTCACGCTCAATATCGAGGGGCGTGTGATCTTGAAGCAGGCACGACATCCCTTATTGGCTCTGTCAAAACCACACATCGTGCCCAACGATATCAAGCTGGATGAAACCATCGATGTCTTGATTGTTTCTGGTCCGAATACTGGCGGGAAGACTGTCACACTTAAAATTGTCGGGCTCTTTGCCCTTATGGCGAGGGCTGGTCTGTTGCTGCCGTGCGCACCCGGATCCGAGATGGCGATATTTTCGCAAGTATATGCCGACATCGGGGACGCTCAAGACCTGTCCAGAGACCTCTCTAGTTTCTCGGCTCATATGACCCAGATGATTCAATTGCTGCGTGAAGCGAGAGCGGCGCGCGAACTTCGTCCTGTTTCGACATCCATCCATTCGCTCGTGCTGCTGGATGAACCGGCGACCTCGACCGATCCCATCGAAGGAGCCGCGCTGGCCGAAGCATTATTGTGCCGTCTGTCTGAATTGGGCATGAAAGTCGTGGCGACGACTCATTACCAGTCTCTCAAAGCGCTTGCCCAAAGCACCTCGGGGTTTGCCAATGCCAGTGTGGAATTCGACGTAAGCACGCTCTCTCCGACCTATCGATTGTTCATGGGAATTCCCGGCGGATCATCGGCCATTGAGATCGCGGGGCGTTTAGGTATGGAAGATGATCTCTTGGATGACGCCCGACGAAGGATGGATAGGGATGATCGAGCCGTGGAGCGCATGTTGGAGGACCTGCATGCCAAGCAACGCCGTCTATCCGCTGATCTCGCCAGCGCAGTCAACGCGAGAGAGGAGGCGGACACCGCAGTGCGACTTGCCAAGGAACAGCTGGCGAGGTTGGAAGCCACGGACAAAGAACAACGCAAGGATTTCCGGAAAAAACTGCAGGAACAATTTAGCCGAGCCAGGGCTGAAGTGCAGGCAACCGTTGACGAAGTGAAGCGGGATCAGCGATTGATCAAGGCCAGAGAAGCGAAGCAACGGCTCCACGCTCTCGAAGCGCAGGCGACCAGCGAACTCGTTCCGATCGGGGAAGCCATTCCGCTCGACAAGCTGGTGGCGGGTGATCGGGTCGAGATCGGAGGGTTGGGACTGACCGGAACGCTGCTGGAGCCGGTACAGGGCAGGAAGCGCGTGCGGGTGAAGGTCGGGGAGGGAGAGCTATCGGCAACTGTCTCCAGTTTGATCGGGCTGCCCCGCGAATCCGTCGCTTTAGGATCTCCTCGATCCATTCAGCATGATTTGCCAAAACAGCGGCCGTATCATTCCGATGCACAACCGGTCGTTGATGTGAGGGGACGGGCAGTTGACGACGCGTTGGATGAGGTGGTTGCGGCCTTGGACCGGGCCATCTTGTGCGGTGAGCCGATGCTGCGAATTATTCATGGCCACGGAACAGGCAAGCTGAAATCGGCTCTGCGTGAGTATCTGAAGGGATCACCCTATGTCCAAACATTTCGAGCCGGCGACCGCTCGGAAGGTGGAGACGGGGTCACGGTGGCGAATCTCCCTTGA
- a CDS encoding PilZ domain-containing protein, whose product MKTHTRSVSRKFTLRPYRRIPTWYTAFYMTGHSIGKGVVMNLSLGGMRMLGDHALKPGAELTVRFAIDDTRPPVEIAKVSVRWAKNGELGLQFDQISPLASRHIVTVLNEQANAFREDL is encoded by the coding sequence ATGAAGACTCATACACGATCCGTCTCCAGAAAATTTACCCTCAGGCCCTACCGCAGGATTCCCACCTGGTACACAGCCTTCTATATGACCGGTCATTCGATTGGAAAAGGCGTTGTGATGAATCTGTCACTTGGCGGCATGAGAATGCTGGGCGATCACGCTCTCAAGCCCGGCGCCGAATTGACAGTTCGCTTTGCGATCGATGACACACGCCCTCCAGTGGAAATTGCAAAAGTCTCCGTGCGATGGGCGAAAAATGGCGAACTTGGACTGCAATTCGACCAAATCAGTCCGTTGGCGTCTCGCCATATTGTGACGGTTCTTAACGAGCAAGCCAATGCGTTTCGTGAAGACCTGTAA